In Oryza sativa Japonica Group chromosome 1, ASM3414082v1, the genomic stretch aacggagagtagaatcccctcacgGATTCGAACTTCGGGAACAACTTCGTGAGCTTCATCTTTAGTGACTTTACTTTCTCCCTCTCCACTAGCTTTGCTTGTTTGAGCCTCTATAGGTCTAGTTGCTGTTTGTGCTAGCATATTATTGTTGTAGGCAACTAGATCTAGGACTTACTTTGCTATTTGTGCtgactccgaaaattttcggatatatccgaaaatttcggaAATGTCCGAAAGTTACTGCTTCCGCTTTTAATTCAACCCCCcttctaggcctaattgacactttcaattggtatcagagcctaatcTCCTAATTAGGCTTAACCGCTTGGAGAGATCATGTCGGGCCAAGCGGGGGATGGGAATGATGGTGATAAGGGAGTTAAGATTCCTTATGACTATCCCCCTACATCTACATCTTATGTGAGTACATATAGCGGCAAAGCTCCGTACTTCAATGGTACAGACTATGCCGCTTGGAAGCATAAGATGAAGATGCATTTGAAGTCTATTAACCCATCTATTTGGAGAATAGTCGAAAAAGTCTATGTTTTGCAGAATCCCGAAGATCCCAccaaggaggacgacgagaacGAGCACAAAAATGCTCAAGCCGCTAATGCAATACTTAGCGCCTTGAGTGGAAGTGAGTTCAACCGTGTAGATGGCATTGAGAGTGCCAAAATGATTTGGGACACGCTTCGGAACTTGCATGAAGGCACAGATAGTGTTCGTGAGTCCAAGGTGGAGATCCTCAAGGGGCAATTTGAGAGGTTTGTGATGTTGGATGGTGAGAGCCCAAGCAACATGTATGATCGGTTGAGCAAGATCGCCAATGAGATCAAGGACTTGGCTCCAAGGACATGACCGATGGGGTGGTGGTCAAGAAGATGGTTCGAGCAATCACTCCAAGGAACTCTACCTTAGTGACCATCATTCGTGAGCGTCCGGACTACAAGACTCTCACACCTCACGATTTGCTCGGACGTATTCTTGCCCATGACATGCTCATGCAAGAGTCCAACGATGTCATCCAATACATCAACCAAAGCTCAACCACAAGCATCAAGAAGGAAGACTTGGCATTAAAggcgaaggaagaagaagaagagaaccgCAAGAGTAAGAGCAAGGCGGAGATCGATGATGAAGAGATGGCTCTCCTCGTCAAGAAGTTCGGCAAGTTCATGAGGCGAAGCGGTTTCTTCAAAGGAGGTTCTTCCAAGCACTACTCCAACAAGTCAAGTGGAAAACACTCCGCAAGAGTGTGCTACGTGTGCAAAGAGCCCGGTCACTTCATTGCGGATTGCTCCCACCTCAAGGATGGTTCTCACATCAAGGAAGATAAGAAGAAGggtgagaagaaggagaagcacAAGCATAGCAAGCAGGAACATTATGGCCAAGCTCACCTTGGGATGATCTTCGGCTCCGAGTCCGAGTCAAGCTCAAGTGATGAAGGAGTCGCCACGTTcgccgtcaagccttcatcaccacCGAGACTCTTCGACTACTCAAGTGATGAGGATGCTCCCATTTGCCTCATGGCAAAGAAGCCTAAGGTACCTTCTCCTCCCAAGTCATTTAATGTTGACCTTGTTAGtgatgaggaggatgaggttATGGATGATGAATTGTTCAAATCCATAACTAAGGAATCCCTACCACACTTGAGTGAGTTGCTTGGGAGAATTGAGGACCAATATGCTACTCTTGAGAGGCAAGAGGTTTTGCTCATTCGTGAGAAAGAGCGGTCTCATGAACTCAAGAGTGAGCTTgctaaggagagagagaaaaatgaggcTTTGGTAAGGCTTTACAAGCAAACCAAAGAGTCTCATGCTAATCTTGAGGTGGCGAACGCTCAACTTCAAGAGAGAGTGGATGGCTTGGACAAAGCTTACCTCTCTTGAAGAGAAGTTCGAAACCTTAAATAATAGTCTCTCTCTAGCGAGCCATCTTGTTCTAAAATTGTCCCAAGTAATGAACCATGTGTGAGATGCAAAGATATTGATATTGAAGCTTGTGCTACTAACTCTATTTCCTTGAGTGCTTTGCAAAAGCAAAATGAGAAGCTTATGAGACTCCTTCACAATGGCCTACTTAAGTGCCATATGGGTAGTAAGGCCCTAAAGAAGTACCTAGGCTATCAAAGGGACAACTTCAATCATGAGGGTCTTGGGTATGTTCCTCCACCAAAAGGAAAGGTGGACAAGAGTGTGATGATTAAGAGGCCCTAAGGTCTTAGCAACTTTGTTAAGGCCAAAAGTATCCTTTCTAATGATTATGCTTCACATTGTTCTTTTGATGCATCTTATGTTCTTAGGAAGAATGATAGTGGTCGTGTTGTTGCTAAGTATGTAGGCCCAAGGGGCGAGAATATTTCTATCAAGAGAGTACTTTGGGTGCCTAAGGCACTTGTTACTAACATGAGAGGACCCAAGCAAGTGTGGGTACCTAAAACTAGAAATTGATCTCTTGTAGGAATATGTTTCCGGTGGAAGAAGTTGGGTGATTGATAGTGGATGCACCAATCACATGACCGGAGAAGAATCAATGTTTTCAACTCTTGATCCAAATGGCACTTCACAAGATAATATAGTCTTCAGGGATGATGGAAAGGGAAAGGTTATGGGATTGGGTAAGATTGCAATCTCTAATGATCTTTCCATTGCCAACGTTCTCTTGGTAAAATCTCTAAACTACAATCTTCCGTCCGTTTCTCAATTATGTTCTATGGGTTACAATTATCTTTTTACCGATGTTGATGTGACCGTCTATAGAAGGAATGATTCCTCGGTAGTCTTTAAGGGTGTTCTCAAGAGAAAGCTTTACCTTGTGGATTTTTCCTCAAGCCAAACATGAAACATGCTTAGTGGCTAAGTCCAACACGAGGTGGCTTTGGCATcggaggctagcccatgttggtaTGAGGAATCTTCACAAGCTTCTAAAGCACGATCACATCCTTGGACTAACAAATGTTCAATTTGAGAAAGATAGGGTGTGTAGTGCGTGCCAAGCCGGCAAACAAATTGGAGCACATCATCCCGTCAAGAATGTGATGACCACTTCAAGACCATTGGAGCTTCTTCACATGGACCTCTTCAGGCCAATTGCTTACCTAAGCATTGGAGGTAACAAATATGGTcttgttattgttgatgacttttcacgCTTCACGtgggtgttctttttgcatgacaAGAGTGAGACACAAGCCATCTTCAAGAAGTTTGCAAGAAGAGCACAAAACGAGTTCGATCTCAAGATCAAGAACATTCGAAGCGACAACGGCAAGGAGTTCAAGAACACGTGCATCGAGAGTTTCCTTGATGAAGAAGGCATCAAGCATGAGTTCTCGGCTCCATAttcacctcaacaaaatggagtAGCCGAGAGGAAGAATAGGACTCTCATTGAGATGGCGAGGACCATGTTGGATGAGTACAAGACATCAGACCGTTTTTGGGTCGAAGCCGTCAACACCGCATGCCACGCCATCAACCGCCTTTATCTTCACCGCCTTCTTAAGAAGACTCTCTATGAGCTTCTTACTGGTAACAAACCAAATGTCTCTTACTTTCGTGTTTTCGGTAGTAAGTGTTACATTCTTAATAAAAAGGCTAGATCCTCTAAGTTCGCTCCTAAAGTGGATGAGGGATTCTTGCTTGGGTATGGGTCAAATGAATGCGCATACCACGTTTTCAACAAAACCTCCGGTATTGTTGAGATCGCGTGTGATGTGACATTTGACGAAACTAATGGCTCTCAAGTAGAACAAGTTGACTCACATGTGTTAGGTGAAGAGGACCCGAGCGAAGCAATCAAAAGGTTGGCTCTTGGGGACGTACGTCCTAGGGAGCCACAACAAGGGGCCTCTTCCTCAACACAAGTGGAGCCACCTACATCAACCCAAGCCGACGATCCCTCTACCTCAAGCTTGGATCAAGGTGAAGAAGGCGAACAAGTGCCACCCTCACCGATCAATTTAGCTTGCCCAAGAATCCACCAAAGTATCCAAAGAGATCATCCCACCGACAACATTTTAGGAGACATCAACAAGGGAGTATCCACTCGTTCTCGTATTGCAAATTTTTGTGAGCATTACTCGTTTGTGTCTTCTCTTGAACCTCTAAGGGTGGAAGAAGCTCTTAATGatccggattgggtgatggcGATGCAAGAGGAGTTGAACAACTTCACCCGGAATGAAGTGTGAACTTTGGTGGAGCGACCTCGGCAAAATGTGATTGGCACAAAGTGGATCTTCCGCAACAAGCAAGACGAGGCCGAGGTCGTAATAAGGAACAAGGCGAGGTTGGTGGCGCAAGGGTTCACCCAAATCGAAGGATTAGATTTCGGTGAAACTTTTGCGCCGGTAGCTAGACTTGAGTCGATTCGCATATTGCTTGCTTTTGCTACTAACCTCAATTTTAAGCTatatcaaatggatgtcaaaagcGCCTTCCTCAACGGGCCTATCAACGAGTTGGTATACGTGGAGCAACCACCGGGCTTCAAGGATCCAAAGTATCCCAACCAtgtgtacaagctccacaaggcACTCTACGGGCTTAAGcaagcccctagagcttggtatgagTGTCTTCGCAATTTTCTTGTGAAAAACGGCTTTGAAATCGGGAAAGCCGATTCAACTCTTTTTACTAAAAGACATGATAATGATATTTTTGTGTGCCaaatatatgtcgatgacattatatttggttctactaacaagtcttttagtgaagagtttagtaggatgatgaccaaacgttttgagatgtccatgatgGGTGAATTGAAGTTCTTCCTCggccttcaaatcaagcaactcaaggaaGGAACCTTCATTTGCCAAACCAAGTATTTGAAGGACATGCTCAAGAAGTTTGGGATGAAGAATGCCAAGCCAATCCACACTCCCATGCCATCAAATGGCCACCTCGACCTCAACGAGCAAGGTAAAGACGTCGATCAAAAGGTATACCGTTCCATCATTGGCTCACTTCTTTACCTTTGTGCATCTAGGCCCGATATTATGCTtagtgtgtgcatgtgtgcaaGATTTCAAGCCACTCCGAAGGAGTGTCATCTTGTGGCCGTGAAGAGAATTCTTAGATATTTGGTGCACACACCTAACCTTGGTTTTTGGTATCCTAAGGGAGCGAGGTTTGATCTCATTGGCTATGCCGATGCGGATTATGCCGGGTGCAAAGTGGATAGGAAAAGCACATCGGGTACTTGCCAATTCTTGGGTAggtcccttgtttcttggtcttccAAGAAGCAAAACTCCGTCGCCCTATCCACCGCCGAAGCGGAATATGTTTCAGCGGGGAGTTGTTGTGCTCAACTTCTTTGGATGAAGCAAACCTTGAGAGACTATGGCCTCAATGTATCCAAaatcccactcctatgtgacaatgagagcACCATTAAGATAGCCAACAACCCCGTCCAACACTCCCAAACCAAACATATAGATATTCGCCATCATTTCTTGAGAGACCATTCCACAAAAGGCGACATAGATATCCAACATGTGAGAACCGACAAACAATTGGCGGATATCTTCACCAAACCACTAGATGAAACTAGGTTTTGTGAGTTGAGAAGTGAACTAAATATCTTGGATTCTCGGAATGTGGCTTGATCTATTGCATGCATGTTTGCTTGGTAGAATAGGTTTGCATACCACTTTGTGACAAAATGGTCATTCAACTCATGGATGGACACTAGTCACTTTTGTGGAGAACATGAATCTATGTGTATGGGGATCTCATTTTTCAATGAATTTTGGTCCTAGCACAACTTGAAATAGATTCACACATTCCCTCTCTCGAGGGTGAATTATCTTGTCTCATGATAATTCCCTCTCTTTTGATCCCTCGGATCGTCCATTTGACTTTTGGCTATTGTTTTGTGTGATTGATTGTGTGCTAGTCACAAGTTCAAATGGAGCCTCTAGTGCTCGACCATCCCTCCATTCCTAATTCCTATAAAAATCTTTGTGAATTGtgtttttgtcaaaaaaatttCCCGATGCTAGTCCCCTGCTAAATTCCTTTAAAAAGTTTGCAAAACTGTTTCTTCAAAATTCCCGGCGAAATCCCCTTGCAAAACACAGTTTTCCAGGAATTTTCGGACCTTCCGAAAATTTCCTGTCCTGTCGCTCTTCATTCTCAGCAATCCCAAGTTTTTtcggacattccgaaaaatTTTCGGATTTTTCCGAAAATCTACAGAAGCGTGCGCAATCTTCTGGATCTTTTTGGACTTACCGGAAATTTTCGGAAATATCCGAAAATCTCGGGGTCCTTATATATCACCCCGTGGactcctttctctctcctttccacTCTTTTTCCCCACGGGATtgactccctcctccctccccaccggcgaccacctcctctccggcgacttcccgcggctcccctcccctccatcctCGTGGGAGCGCGTTTGGGGGACTTCTTGGGGCTTGCATTGTCGATCTTCACCGCGTTCTTCAAGTGTTCTTCGCGTTCTTTAGGTATTCGCCCTAAAATCAAATCCTTTGATTCCTCAAGTTTTATCTTGCAATTCCCTTTGGTGGAGATGTTCCCCTAGTGCCCTAGAACCTGTGGATTCACTTTCACCAGTTTTTGTTGGCGGATTTGTGCAGCATCTGAGTTATAGGGTTCAGCCAGAATTTTTTGGACttttccgaaaattttcggatatgtccgaaaatccctGGCCGACCCCTATCCCTCGGTTTTGCACGATTCTTGCCTTCACTCACTTGTTTCTTGCTTCTTTGGCTTACATTCACTGATCTCTTGTATCCCTTTTGTTTGAAGGATGCCTCCCCGCAAGCAAACCTCCCACAAGCCCAAGCGCCCGAGGGACCGCTCTCCCACTCCATCCTCTCATGATGATTCGGATAGTGATTGGTccggtggagaggaggcggtTCCTCAGGTTGCGCGGGTGGCTCGGGGCGGCAACCTCCCTCCTCGGCGATCTACTCATGctcttggtggtggtggtggtggtgagggaTCCTCTCGTCAACCGCAAACGCCGTCGCACCAACCCAATGTTCCCATTGGTCCTCTCCGCATTCATACCCCTGAGAGGGATCCGGCGGTGATTCGCCAAGTGTATGATTGGCGGCGGAAGTCTGAGGTTGTTGCTCCCCGCCGGGATGAGGATCCGCGCCCCCTTCGCCGCACCGCCACGGATCCGCGGTTCTGGACTCTCTTTCAACAAGACTTTTATGAGTCTGTGATCAAGTCCAAAGCTCATCCCACCGTTCCCATGCAATGGATCAACTGGGAGGAGTTGCAGGCGCATAATGATCCGGTGATAAACTATGTGATTGCAAATTGTGATCTTATGGGTATTCGATCCTCATGACTTTGCAGCAGAATTGGTGCAACGAAATCATTGCTCAGTTTTATGCCACCATCTTCTTTGATCGTTATCGTGCCATGCACTGGATGACTCAGGGGTCCTGGTATTCTGTTTCCTATCAGCAATTGGCTGAGATTTGGGGTTTCCGTCTTCGTTCCTTGCTCAACCTTAATGACCTGCATAATCTTCAGATTCCTGCCAACACTGAGTTGCTCCCTCTTTATACTCCAAATGATCCTAATGTTGTGTTGGGCAAGGTCGACGGTCTCAGGCCGTACTTTGCCTACTTGAACCGGATGTTTCGCCGGTCCTTTGTGCCTAAGGATGGTGATGCTAGCAGCATTAACCACCTCTCTAGGACCGTGCTTCTCAGGTTTGATCCCCCTCCTCATCGCTTTCATGTTTATCACTTTGTGTGGGAGGAAATCCGCATGGCTTCCATTCAGTACAAGAAAGGGTTGGTCTATGCCCCTCACATTATGCGGATGATCGAGACTGTCACTCAACTTCAGTTCCGTCATGATGTGACTCATTCCCAGCTTCACTTGCGCCTTGTTAAGGCCCCCGCTCCTCAGCTGCTCAGGACATCCCTTCCTCTTCCACTCAGCCGCCTCCTGCTCCTGAGCGCCCTTCCCCTGTGGCTCGTCATGAGCCGTCTCCCTTATTCCGCATTTTGCAGAGTCTTTTTGGTCTTTGCTCCGCGGAGGCCAAAAAGAACCGCCGATTGCGGAATTCGGCAAAGAAAACAGCTCGCGACATCAAGTTCCTCAAGGCAAGGTATTATGAGGACCACCACATTGATGTCCCTCCTCCTCCGGGTTTCAAGGCCGAGCCCGATGAGCCAGAGGACGAAGAGATTGAGGATCCATTTGCTGGGTTGCCTCCTGACTTCGACTTCTTTGGTTATGGCCATGGCTATGGCTATCCTCCACCACCTCTAGAGGATCTCCTCAGGCGTCCTTCGCTTGAGTCGTCGTCTCATCGTCCTCTCTTTTTGGTGtcttgatgccaaagggggagatTATCTATCATGTCTTTAGGGTCGAGCACATTTGGCTTTTATTTGTATTAGACTATGTGTGATTTCTAAGTTAAGTTTAATGCTTTGTAAGACTTTATTGTTTAATTATGGATGCTTGAGATGTAATGGATCTTATTATGTTTAATGTGGTGCAATGCCTTATACTCTTTATATGGTGCTTGTGATGAGATATAATTATTCTTATGCATGTGATGTGTTGGATGTGATGAGCAAATGTGATATATTTGTTGTCTTGTGAGCTTCAATGTGGATGCAAAGATTTAGGGGGAGCTCTCCACTTGCTTTTATGCACACTCTTAGGGGGAgctttcactaaacctttgcaCCAAAACCTTAAATTATACTCTCTCTCTTGTGTTCTAATCGtattgtcatcaatcaccaaaaagggggagattgaaagtgcatctaggcccctaatgattttggtgattaattacaatgcgattagagaggagTAACATTTTTCtttaagcaaatgtgaaggttgttatgtcctcaaTGAGT encodes the following:
- the LOC136355341 gene encoding uncharacterized protein, which produces MSGQAGDGNDGDKGVKIPYDYPPTSTSYVSTYSGKAPYFNGTDYAAWKHKMKMHLKSINPSIWRIVEKVYVLQNPEDPTKEDDENEHKNAQAANAILSALSGSEFNRVDGIESAKMIWDTLRNLHEGTDSVRESKVEILKGQFERFVMLDGLGSKDMTDGVVVKKMVRAITPRNSTLVTIIRERPDYKTLTPHDLLGRILAHDMLMQESNDVIQYINQSSTTSIKKEDLALKAKEEEEENRKSKSKAEIDDEEMALLVKKFGKFMRRSGFFKGGSSKHYSNKSSGKHSARVCYVCKEPGHFIADCSHLKDGSHIKEDKKKGEKKEKHKHSKQEHYGQAHLGMIFGSESESSSSDEGVATFAVKPSSPPRLFDYSSDEDAPICLMAKKPKVPSPPKSFNVDLVSDEEDEVMDDELFKSITKESLPHLSELLGRIEDQYATLERQEVLLIREKERSHELKSELAKEREKNEALVRLYKQTKESHANLEVANAQLQERVDGLDKAYLS